A section of the Ogataea parapolymorpha DL-1 chromosome II, whole genome shotgun sequence genome encodes:
- a CDS encoding 26S proteasome non-ATPase regulatory subunit 2, whose translation MAPAKEQETRRASIEQGKEPAKDEQKGKADSKKAEEELSEEDLQFKSELEMLVERLSEPNKDLYAPALDNLKRFIRDSTSSMTAVPKPLKFLRPHYPTLTAIHSNWTDLKLKSQLADILSVLGMTYSEKDGENFKRECLKYRLLSNIDSTISEWGHEYLRHLSLEIGEEYQENLENGVNREDTHTEQLIKLSLEIVPYFLKHNAEAEAVDLLLEIEEIEKLSQFVDKNTYNRVCLYMVSCVPLLAPPDDLAFLNTAFSIYLANDKLPQALSLAIRLGDESLIKSVFEATSDELVQKQLGFMLARQNSCFKVDNEAVQECISNVKLSEYFKYLVSELNLLKPKVPDDIYKTHLENSLFGHSSRLESAKQNLAAAFVNAFVNAGYGSEKLISDEKWIYRTKGEGMLLTTASLGLINLWDANEGLQTLDKYLYSEQSEVRAGALLGMGISTTSVHDEVDPTLLLLQDYISSDSNIDSKMIISAITGIGIAFAGSENDEVMNLLLPLVSEPSVSVEIQALSALALGHVFVGTCNGDITSTILQTLLEKETSDLTSKWIRFMSLGLGLLYMGKYDQVDDVLETIDAIDHPISKTLKVLVNICSYAGTGNVLQIQSLLQMCTVKPKEEKEEDEEEEEKDKKEGEDSNKEKKENSEEESPETQEDESYQGYAVLGLALISMGEEIGQEMSLRHFGHLMHYGTPLIKRAVPLAMGLVSSSNAQMKVFDTLSRYSHDQDLDVAYNAIFGMGLVGAGTNNARLAQLLRQLASYYVNDQNALFMTRISQGLVHLGKGTFTLSPFNTDRQILSKVSLASLLTVTIALLDPTSFILDQHSSLLYYLTPAIKPRMLVTVDEELKPLKVNVRVGQAVDVVGQAGKPKTITGWVTHSTPVLLGFGERAELENDEYIPLTNFLEGVVILKKNPDYMEVEN comes from the coding sequence ATGGCACCTGcaaaagaacaagaaacCAGAAGAGCGTCCATTGAGCAGGGCAAGGAGCCcgccaaggacgagcaAAAGGGCAAGGCCGACAGCAAGaaggccgaggaggagctgagcgaggaggaTCTCCAGTTCAAGTCCGAGCTGGAGATGCTTGTCGAGCGTCTTTCCGAGCCAAACAAGGACCTGTACGCCCCTGCGCTGGACAATCTGAAAAGATTTATTAGAGATTCTACGTCCTCGATGACGGCAGTGCCTAAACCGCTCAAATTTCTCAGACCTCATTATCCGACATTGACCGCGATCCACAGCAATTGGACCGACCTAAAGCTGAAGTCGCAACTCGCAGACATTCTCTCTGTGTTGGGAATGACTTACAGCGAAAAGGATGGCGAAAATTTCAAGAGGGAGTGCTTAAAGTACAGACTGCTCAGCAACATCGACTCGACCATCTCTGAATGGGGACACGAGTATCTCAGACACCTTTCTTTGGAAATCGGCGAGGAGTACCAGGAGAATTTGGAGAACGGAGTCAACAGAGAAGACACCCACACCGAACAATTGATCAAGCTGAGCTTGGAAATTGTGCCTtatttcctcaaacacaacGCAGAGGCCGAAGCTGTGGATCTCCTGCTCGAAATCGAAGAAATAGAAAAGCTTTCGCAATTCGTCGATAAGAACACATACAACAGAGTTTGTTTGTATATGGTGTCGTGTGTGCCGTTGCTCGCTCCTCCAGATGACCTCGCCTTCCTCAACACCGCCTTCAGCATCTATTTGGCTAATGATAAACTACCACAGGCATTGAGTCTGGCTATCAGGCTGGGTGATGAGTCCTTGATTAAGTCTGTTTTTGAGGCCACCAGCGACGAACTGGTGCAGAAACAGTTGGGGTTCATGCTTGCCAGACAGAATTCTTGTTTCAAGGTCGACAACGAGGCCGTGCAGGAGTGCATATCCAACGTCAAGCTGAGCGAGTACTTTAAATACCTTGTCAGTGAGCTGAATCTGCTGAAACCAAAAGTTCCAGACGATATCTACAAGACTCACCTGGAGAACTCGCTGTTTGGCCATTCGTCTAGATTAGAGAGCGCAAAGCAGAACTTGGCTGCTGCGTTTGTGAACGCATTTGTTAACGCCGGTTACGGATCAGAGAAGCtcatcagcgacgagaaATGGATTTACAGAACTAAAGGCGAAGGAATGCTTTTGACCACTGCCTCTTTGGGGTTGATCAATTTATGGGATGCAAATGAGGGTCTTCAAACTCTTGATAAATACTTGTACTCTGAACAGAGCGAGGTGAGAGCAGGTGCATTGCTGGGAATGGGTATTTCGACCACCAGCGTCCACGATGAGGTGGATCCAACACtattgctgctgcaggaTTACATCAGCAGCGATTCGAACATTGATTCCAAGATGATCATTTCTGCCATCACGGGAATTGGCATCGCTTTTGCAGGCAGCGAGAACGATGAGGTGATGAATTTGCTGTTACCTCTTGTGTCAGAGCCATCCGTTTCTGTTGAGATTCAAGCGCTCTCTGCTCTTGCATTAGGTCACGTTTTCGTTGGAACTTGCAACGGTGACATCACATCAACCATTTTGCAAACcctgctggagaaggagaCTTCCGATTTGACTTCTAAGTGGATTCGTTTCATGTCTCTTGGTCTTGGATTACTTTACATGGGAAAATACGACCAGGTGGATGATGTTCTTGAGACTATCGATGCCATTGACCATCCAATTTCCAAGACTCTCAAGGTTCTGGTGAACATTTGTTCTTATGCCGGAACCGGTAATGTTTTGCAGATTCAATCTTTGCTGCAAATGTGCACAGTGAAAccgaaggaggagaaggaggaagacgaggaagaggaagagaaggATAAGAAAGAAGGCGAAGACAGTAAtaaagagaagaaagagaacagcgaagaagaaagccCAGAAACTCAAGAGGATGAGTCCTACCAAGGCTATGCAGTTTTGGGACTTGCTCTGATTTCTATGGGAGAGGAAATTGGTCAGGAGATGTCGTTGCGTCATTTCGGACACTTAATGCACTATGGTACTCCGCTTATCAAGAGAGCTGTTCCTTTGGCCATGGGACTTGTGTCGTCTTCGAATGCGCAAATGAAAGTGTTTGACACGCTTTCAAGATACTCGCATGACCAGGATCTGGATGTGGCCTACAATGCCATTTTCGGTATGGGTTTGGTTGGTGCAGGAACCAACAATGCTAGATTAGCCCAGCTGTTGAGACAGTTGGCTTCTTACTACGTGAACGATCAGAACGCTTTGTTCATGACGCGTATTTCGCAAGGTTTGGTGCATCTGGGCAAAGGAACATTCACGTTGTCTCCTTTCAACACAGACAGACAAATTTTATCCAAAGTCTCTCTTGCTTCGCTTTTGACCGTTACCATTGCCCTTTTGGATCCAACCTCCTTCATTCTGGACCAGCATTCAAGTCTTTTGTACTACTTGACGCCAGCCATCAAGCCACGCATGCTTGTGACTGTTGACGAAGAGCTCAAGCCTTTGAAAGTGAACGTTAGAGTTGGTCAGGCAGTGGATGTTGTCGGACAGGCCGGAAAGCCAAAGACCATAACTGGATGGGTGACACACTCGACTCctgttcttcttggatttggagaaagggctgagctggaaaacgacGAATATATTCCCCTCACGAATTTCCTTGAAGGAGTTGTGATATTGAAGAAGAACCCTGACTACATGGAGGTGGAAAACTAA
- a CDS encoding Dipeptidyl aminopeptidase B, with protein MTEEKNWAAEPILRPSGGPRRFWNTFLLLLVVLVYCSSVLIGQINQLYANHKETGVARQRPLVPVFPDGKLPLTLAATRNGTFTPERKSLQWLRTDSSAFNDSGEYIVIDGADYVLKSLTDKRERILFSGTVVDYKDSTFKIEDIVFSDNLKHALVICDKVHNWRHSFFATYFVLEVDSKKISPLYNGTSLVSLAKWSPDSSSIAFIVDNNVYVKNLASNEVRQVTFEGGTEIFYGKPDWVYEEEVFEGDTAMWWSPNSEYLTILRFNDTLVPTFPIPYFVQHKDDVYPELRELKYPKAGYPNPQVDFVVYDNKNDKLASLDPSDAFYNDKDVSNDERLITEVKWVGDSNFLLKITNRESDILKIFIVDASAMESRLKRSDYGSNANSWFEISHNLLYVPKSDSRPHDGYIDIVDVDGYDHLAYFSPPDTENPLILTSGEWEVVDGAAAFDAVLNKVYFISTEKSSVERHLYSIDLDGSNKTSITDVSQEAWYSVSFSAGSRFLLLNYNGPDIPHQELLDLHLNTRETLTSNDKLAETLQKYALPEDRYGEIDVGAGKPLNFHETLPVNFDASKKYPLLFFVYGGPGSQLVQKQYSLAASVFSSVVAAQLDAVVVTVDGRGTGFKGKAFRNIVRDKLGHYEVIDQIAAAKHWTAKPYIDEQRTAIWGWSYGGYMTLKTLEADQGRTFKYGMSVAPVTNWLLYDSIYTERYMHMPQQNAGYYNSSVHEVANFASVERFLLMHGTGDDNVHFQNSLKFLDMLDLQGLENYDVHVFPDSDHSIRYHNANTIVYDKLLAWLRQNWS; from the coding sequence ATGACAGAGGAAAAGAACTGGGCGGCCGAACCGATCCTCAGGCCAAGCGGAGGGCCCCGGAGGTTCTGGAATACCttcctgcttcttctggTGGTCCTGGTGTACTGTTCTTCTGTTCTGATTGGCCAAATTAACCAGCTTTACGCCAACCACAAAGAAACTGGCGTTGCAAGACAAAGACCGCTTGTacctgtttttccagacgGAAAGCTGCCTCTCACTTTGGCAGCCACACGGAACGGGACGTTTACGCCCGAAAGAAAAAGTCTACAGTGGCTCAGGACCGACTCTTCGGCATTCAACGACTCTGGAGAGTACATCGTTATAGACGGCGCCGACTACGTTCTTAAGTCGCTGACGGACAAGAGAGAGCGCATACTTTTTTCCGGAACGGTTGTGGACTACAAGGACTCCACGTTTAAGATTGAGGACATTGTTTTCAGCGACAACTTGAAACACGCCCTGGTTATTTGTGATAAGGTCCATAACTGGAGACATTCCTTCTTCGCTACATATTTTGTGCTCGAAGTGGACTCCAAGAAAATTAGTCCGCTGTATAACGGCACTTCGCTTGTGTCGCTGGCGAAATGGTCGCCagactcgtccagcatcGCCTTCATCGTGGACAATAACGTCTATGTGAAGAACCTGGCCTCCAACGAGGTGCGCCAGGTCACATTTGAGGGCGGCACAGAGATTTTCTACGGTAAGCCTGACTGGGTTTACGAGGAAGAGGTGTTTGAGGGTGATACGGCCATGTGGTGGTCTCCAAACTCCGAATATTTGACAATTTTGCGCTTCAACGACACGCTCGTGCCAACTTTCCCTATCCCGTACTTTGTGCAGCACAAGGACGACGTGTACCCGGAATTGCGCGAGCTCAAGTACCCAAAAGCAGGGTATCCGAATCCCCAGGTGGATTTTGTTGTGTACGACAACAAGAACGACAAGCTGGCGTCACTGGACCCATCTGACGCTTTCTACAACGACAAGGATGTTTCTAACGATGAGAGACTGATCACGGAAGTCAAATGGGTTGGCGATTCCAATTTCCTGCTAAAAATCACCAATAGAGAATCAGACATTCTTAAAATCTTCATCGTGGACGCTTCAGCGATGGAGTCGCGGCTCAAACGCTCAGATTACGGCTCAAATGCAAACTCGTGGTTTGAGATCAGCCACAACCTGCTGTATGTGCCGAAGTCGGACTCTCGACCGCACGACGGCTACATCGATATCGTCGACGTGGACGGATACGATCATTTGGCATACTTCTCTCCGCCAGACACAGAGAACCCGCTTATTCTCACGTCGGGCGAGTgggaggtggtggacggCGCCGCCGCTTTTGACGCCGTCCTGAATAAGGTGTACTTCATATCCACCGAGAAGTCGTCTGTTGAGAGACATCTATACTCGATCGACCTGGACGGCTCCAATAAAACCAGCATCACAGACGTCAGCCAGGAAGCATGGTACTCGGTGTCATTTTCCGCCGGCTCGCGgttcctgctgctcaactaCAACGGACCGGACATTCCGCACCAGGAATTGCTTGATTTGCATCTAAACACGAGAGAAACGCTCACTTCCAACGATAAGCTCGCAGAAACGCTTCAAAAATATGCTCTGCCTGAAGACAGGTATGGCGAGATCGACGTTGGGGCTGGCAAGCCGCTCAACTTCCACGAGACGCTGCCTGTGAACTTTGATGCCTCAAAGAAGTACCCGCTGCTATTTTTCGTGTACGGGGGGCCAGGTTCGCAGCTGGTGCAGAAACAATATTCCTTGGCAGCCTCTGTGTTCTCCTCGGTCGTTGCCGCGCAACTGGATGCCGTAGTGGTGACTGTTGACGGCAGAGGAACGGGCTTCAAGGGAAAGGCATTTAGAAACATCGTACGCGATAAACTCGGACACTACGAGGTGATCGACCAGATCGCCGCAGCCAAGCACTGGACCGCAAAACCGTACATTGACGAGCAACGAACGGCCATCTGGGGATGGTCATACGGCGGCTACATGACGCTCAAGACGCTGGAGGCCGATCAGGGCAGGACGTTCAAATACGGCATGTCTGTGGCTCCAGTCACCAATTGGCTGCTTTACGACTCGATCTACACAGAGAGATACATGCACATGCCGCAACAGAATGCAGGATATTACAACTCGTCGGTGCACGAGGTTGCAAACTTCGCCAGCGTGGAGCGGTTCCTGCTGATGCACGGAACAGGCGACGACAACGTCCATTTCCAGAACTCGCTAAAGTTCCTGGACATGCTGGACCTCCAGGGTCTGGAGAACTACGATGTACACGTTTTTCCAGACAGCGACCACTCCATTCGCTACCATAACGCAAACACGATTGTTTACGATAAACTGTTGGCCTGGCTGAGGCAGAATTGGTCATGA
- a CDS encoding Transcriptional coactivator HFI1/ADA1 produces the protein MAVTAMSPPPQAAAASTPSSAASAAHIANGSLLPRTKNGSSRRIEIDHLVVEFQKKLGKNWDTYQVAVSMFLVGKLSRRELMEELDKILDKSTYRLHNQLLLTNLANSLRDEPLDGTLSTGFGNQQLSKKRKAGTKSSQYELLKKDILSLPIRERRRLKGIKREAGKRGMINSTIALTRQAIVPRVPIVTNNESAVAGNTSQWAQDVLDGIQTPLCSETYELPDKTHLRSRVLGIAREHGLVGPVGDSVPDVLSIGLEYHLKRLIERALDMVRIRQKKTQHDSRGPVTMTIEDLYDTLETAPHLVEPNGPLFALSNNQLKNEDDVALLEQQRQYLQRGPGQKLSKISFVLKPRKTEPQPPPASSSSTITAPASMLAVSPLRPGEQASNGAEKQNKTDLPDPQNGKQNPPSSAAALTQPNLQLSDPNIGRPDELNWLINDLLCNN, from the coding sequence ATGGCCGTCACAGCCATGTCTCCGCCCCCACAGGCCGCCGCTGCGTCCACGCCATCGTCCGCGGCCTCGGCAGCACACATTGCCAATGGTTCGCTGCTGCCCAGAACGAAAAATGGCTCCTCCAGACGGATCGAGATCgaccacctcgtcgtcgagttccagaagaaacTAGGCAAGAATTGGGACACCTACCAGGTTGCGGTGTCGATGTTTCTTGTCGGCAAGCTCTCGCGTCGCGAGCTgatggaggagctcgacaaaatccTGGACAAATCAACCTACAGACTGCAcaatcagctcctgctAACGAACCTGGCCAACTCGCTAAGAGACGAGCCGCTCGACGGAACACTCTCGACGGGTTTTGGCAATCAGCAGCTCTCGAAAAAACGAAAAGCAGGCACCAAGTCGTCGCagtacgagctgctgaaaaaagatattttATCGCTGCCGATCAGAGAGCGACGCCGGCTCAAGGGCATCAAGCGCGAGGCAGGCAAGCGCGGCATGATAAACTCCACCATTGCGCTCACCAGACAGGCAATTGTGCCCCGCGTGCCCATTGTCACCAACAACGAGTCAGCCGTCGCGGGCAACACCAGCCAGTGGGCCCAGGACGTTCTGGACGGCATCCAGACACCGCTGTGCTCCGAAACGTACGAGTTGCCAGATAAGACACATTTGCGCTCACGTGTCCTGGGAATTGCGCGCGAGCATGGCCTGGTGGGGCCTGTGGGTGACAGCGTGCCGGACGTGCTGTCGATCGGCCTGGAATACCATCTGAAGCGTCTGATCGAGCGTGCGCTGGACATGGTACGCATCCGGCAGAAAAAAACGCAGCACGACTCCCGAGGCCCCGTCACGATGACTATCGAGGACCTGTACGATACTCTGGAGACGGCGCCGCATCTGGTGGAGCCCAACGGCCCGCTGTTTGCTCTCAGCAACAATcagctgaaaaatgagGACGATGTGGCGCTGCTagagcagcagcgccaGTATCTGCAACGGGGACCGGGACAGAAGCTGTCCAAAATCTCGTTCGTTCTGAAGCCTAGGAAAACAGAGCCGCAGCCGCCGCCTgcgtcatcgtcgtcaacCATCACTGCGCCGGCGTCGATGCTGGCCGTGTCGCCGCTGCGCCCTGGTGAACAGGCTTCGAACGGAGCAGAAAAGCAGAATAAAACAGACTTGCCAGACCCGCAGAACGGTAAGCAAAACCCGCCATCTTCCGCCGCAGCACTCACACAGCCAAATTTGCAGCTCAGCGACCCGAACATCGGCCGTCCCGACGAGCTCAATTGGCTGATCAATGATCTCCTGTGCAACAACTAA
- a CDS encoding Mitogen-activated protein kinase SLT2/MPK1 yields the protein MTASSKTMDQYHVFRVFQQNFVVDRRFQLIKGLGQGAYGIVCSAKYIEAGDEGGHVAIKKVTNIFSKKILCKRALREIKLLRHFRGHKNITCLYDLDIVPDPNGNFNEIYLYEELMECDMHQIIRSNQPLTDSHYQSFVYQILCGLKYIHSADVLHRDLKPGNLLVNADCELKICDFGLARGYSNDPEKNQGFLTEYVATRWYRAPEIILSFQGYTKAIDMWSVGCILAELLGGSTIFKGKDYVDQLNEILKVLGTPNEHTMQSIKSSRAQAYVRSLPYMPKVPFENFFPHANPLAIDLLNRMLTLNPEDRITVEDALQHPYLEVWHDPNDEPVCSAKFDFSFEETDDINEMKQMIIEETRSFREYVRRPLEEQTIVSEQYGATGAYEMDQPQQQPQLKTPFEGQVADYELPPKPQEMLYDENIDLERELAYGLDGYNFQYQ from the coding sequence ATGACAGcatcttccaaaaccatgGACCAGTATCACGTCTTCAGGGTGTTCCAGCAGAATTTCGTTGTCGACCGCCGATTCCAGCTAATCAAGGGGCTGGGACAGGGAGCCTACGGCATAGTGTGCTCGGCCAAGTACATCGAGGCCGGCGACGAGGGAGGACAtgtggccatcaagaaggTGACCAACATTTTCAGCAAGAAGATCCTGTGTAAAAGAGCGCTGCGAGAAATCAAGCTCTTGCGCCATTTCAGGGGCCACAAGAACATCACTTGCTTGTACGACCTGGACATCGTACCGGATCCTAACGGCAACTTCAATGAGATATATCTGTACGAGGAGCTCATGGAGTGCGACATGCACCAAATCATCCGCTCCAACCAGCCGCTGACCGACTCGCACTACCAATCGTTCGTCTATCAGATCCTGTGTGGGCTCAAATATATCCACTCGGCGGACGTGCTCCACAGGGACCTGAAGCCGGGCAATTTACTGGTCAACGCGGACtgcgagctcaagatctgTGACTTTGGACTTGCGAGAGGCTACTCGAACGACCCAGAGAAGAACCAGGGCTTTCTGACCGAGTACGTGGCCACCAGGTGGTACcgtgctccagaaattaTTTTGAGCTTCCAGGGCTACACCAAGGCCATTGACATGTGGTCTGTGGGGTGTATCTTGGCAGAACTACTAGGCGGGTCTACCATATTTAAGGGCAAGGACTACGttgaccagctgaacgagatcCTCAAGGTGCTAGGAACCCCTAATGAGCATACCATGCAGAGCATCAAGTCGTCCAGAGCACAGGCGTACGTGCGCTCGCTGCCGTATATGCCCAAGGTGCCGTTTGAGAACTTCTTCCCGCACGCCAACCCGTTGGCGATCGACCTGCTTAACCGCATGCTGACGCTAAACCCTGAGGACAGAATCACCGTGGAGGATGCGCTGCAACACCCGTATTTGGAGGTGTGGCACGACCCGAACGACGAGCCGGTCTGCTCGGCCAAATTCGACTTCTCGTTCGAGGAAACAGACGACATTAACGAGATGAAGCAGATGATCATTGAGGAGACCCGCTCGTTCAGAGAGTACGTGAGAAGACCGCTCGAGGAGCAGACAATAGTAAGCGAGCAGTACGGCGCAACGGGCGCCTACGAGATGGaccagccgcagcagcagccgcagctgAAGACGCCGTTTGAGGGTCAGGTGGCCGACTACGAGCTGCCCCCAAAACCGCAGGAAATGCtctacgacgagaacaTCGACCTCGAAAGAGAACTCGCGTACGGGCTGGACGGCTACAACTTCCAGTACCAGTGA